In Phaseolus vulgaris cultivar G19833 chromosome 7, P. vulgaris v2.0, whole genome shotgun sequence, the genomic stretch CATGGGTCCGAAGTTCATTGTGGTGGGAAGTGTCGGAGTAGGTTAGTGTGGAGATAGGAAACTCCAAAGTTTCGATCTGGATCATTGTCTTGTTACGCATCACCATAAATACTACTATTAAATAACATCATTCTCTTCCCTTCACTCTTCTTCTGTCAGTGTAAGGGGTAAAAGGGTCACTCTCACACTTCATACATTAAATCATTATGAATTTTCTCACAACTTTTACAACTAggtttttttaattcaattcttctgtatatatatatatatatagttagatttttcaTATGATTATCCTTTAAAAGATATTCCTTTGAATTGATGGTAAAATTATTAGGGGATGAAACTTTTAAGAGCCTTCTGAAAGAATGTTGGAATTACGTGTAGAAATAAGAATATCCTTATTAtctataaaataggaaaaaaaaatatgagataGGAGTATAAAGGATATTAATCcatttttcaataataaaaatcaacAAAGGAGGTCATGTTATTTCAATAAACCCACAAAATAGAAATACCCAAGGAAATGATCTCCAATTTTATTTAGTCaactataattaattaattagtgtTGACAAACAGAAATGAGATTTTTGAGAAATCATTTATTAACACAAGTGTCATTTTTTCAGTTTTCCTGatttatgtttaataaattgaaataataaaatttcatattattaaaaattgtatttaatatatttatttaatttaaaaaatcatatataaagtttttaaaatattaacaaatattttaataagaatGAAGTGGTTATCATGaatgattattaatatttaatttgatttgagtactgtttgaaaacatataaattgtattatgcataacaataataattaattattttaaaattatgctaatataaaattaataaaacatataaagcattaaatttataattaataattattaatatataatttaaactctttagtattattaaaaatattataaaatataattatgaataataatggtaattaataaatattttaaaattatgctaacatacaaatatttaaattataaaaggttaaaataaatgtttcaggatgtttatttaaattataatatagtgAGATGTAAAGTTTggatgatttttaatttaaatcatattaaataataGTTTTGGTacgaaatttaaaatattgttgaaaattattatatagTGAATTATAAAGTTGAAAATGTtgatttaaattattgtttaataTTAGTAATTGATCTTAGTAATCTAAATGTatgttaattaaaaattaaattaaattactcATTTTACAATTagatttattaataataatgttaatgaTATGTGAATTATGTTATACACTTAACaagtattataatattaatattacagTTGTATAGACATTATTTagatatttcaataaaaaaaagggcattctaatatttttttattatcaaaacataaacattaactTGTACATAGTATCTCATTAGACCGTTTAgataaattatctaaataaatcGTTTATATTGTCCAAAATCTCAATACATAATActtgaaaaaaattatcaataaaaaatatacatcctactatataaaaaaataaaataaaatatatatatatatatacaaaaatcTATGATAACCCAAATCCACTAAGTGTATCAAAAGAATCGTAATTACTTAGTAAGTAGAAACACAAACATATTGTTTATTGTGTATTAGTCGCCAAACAATTTAATTAGCATATATTTTaatagtaatattttaattttcttttaatattttttaaattatttataatgtaattttaaaatattaaaagtattaaataGATACTTAGATGACTAAGGACATTAAAATGACCGTACTATCATATTTATGTCTGTTAGTAATATCAGAATGTAcattttgttaaatatattttaaatgtttagttAAAAAactgtattttttaaatgactAAATTAGTAATTTAATGCAAAAGAAGTGTTGGAGTTTAcgttataatttatttacataatatatatatatatatatgcccAAAATATATCATCCACTCTAGTAAAATTATTAAGTTATAATATGTTATTCAAACGTATACTAATgatgatgaaaaaaatatataaaacctaataaaatattttagaaccTGAAAAGTTGTAACTAACTTTCaataattatcaatttttaagatttaatttttttttaaacacacACTATTGAAGTTTTATCAtcatctaaaatattttatttcatcttCGGTAGAAAGTGACTGAAAGCTATACAAAATATCATAAGGAAATTTCTCATTTTTGTTGATTCTAccaatttaatataaaagtaaTATGTCTTTTTCTCTAATAATTGTATGGTAGCATTTCCCCAAATTTAACTATCAATAGTTTAGCTATATCCGTTTAAATGATTTTCGTTTGTACACGATTTATCATAAGTATATGTCATACAAATGAAATATCACATCAGATCTAATGTTGTTTCTAACACCCTTTTGGAAATTATATCAGTTCTTCAACATTACATAACTCAATTATGATTATCCACTacacattattattataaagttAAGAttgcatatttttaaaaatagtcttaatataaataataaatttatatgaaGATAGAGACCTAACATTTTTAATCataagtttattattatttttaaataaaagctttcatgttaggcatcattatGTAATTTTACATCTTAGTTATGTCTACatatcaagtaacaacaattatttgtcatcacataaaaaaaaatattattaaaaaaaatataaaaaaatacaaaaaaatataggAGGACTAAActaaaactcatatgttaaaaaaaattatacatagaTATACTATAAATActcataaagaattataagaatAAACTATATGGTAGCCTATTATATCAATGAAAAgattttctataaataaataataaattaaccaacttatcagcacacgcattccctttacggaaaaatatgagtaactctAATCTTGATTCCCTCAATAttatttaaacatatttaatttataccATACTTATATaatgttaaattaaataaaatatgaaaaattaataatgttttttagGTCATTATAAACTCATTTATTCctcattacaaataaaattgaaGTCTAGGCAAAGGCAAAATAGTGTAGCCaactacaataaataaataaaacacatgaagcttttaaataatggtaataTTGACATCTTCACCTCTTTCGTCACTATCACTCCATTCTTTTTTAATTCACAACTAACTCATTAGatcaacatgaaaaaaaaatcacattaactcatttaaaataaaataaaattaaccttattaaaaagtttaaaaagaatgagGCAAAATTAAGAAAAGCTTAATAATACAACATATTAGTATATTAagctataaataaataaattattaaaaaataagttttaaatttaatttactttttttataaaatcgatttataaaattaaatttttgctTCTACCTATATATATTATGTGATGgcattatatataattatatatagttGATGTGTAATCTTCaatctaaataaatataaattaaaaaaaattgaaacatggaaCTTAAACTCAATTAATAACTCACTCTCTTGATTTTAACTAAGTTCACGTAGGtattctaataataaaaattaaaatgatgcttaatttatataaaaattattacacAAAGAATTACATGGAATAACTTGGTCTATTTTCTGCATAAAATACTGGTGATGAAAAACATATAGAGATTAGAAAAAGTTACAGACGAAGTATTATATTTTTTGCTTGAAGAGGATATGTCCAAAAATGAAAGGTTAAAAGAAATGATGCAGCATTCATGTGTTTTAAAGCATAAGGCTTGCTTTGATTATAATGGAAGCAACAAGAGAATATTCTATGAACTTGTGATTTGCATAAGCCATTGTGCAAACATTGGACAACGTTCCACACAAATAAGTTGAAAATGAATCTCAATGCTCTCTCTCAAGCACTAGAGTGTTTGATGCTTTTATACTCCAAAAACTAATCTATGAATATTTTACACAACATAATATacactaaaaaatattacagatgatgatttctatataatgttttacttatttaattttatcatttattacaCTATGCATTTTACCATCCAAAGTTTCTCTAATCCTATTTTATCATcacttcttatttttttaatatattttactgATTTTTCTAATATCATAATAACATGTTATAATTTCTAAagatatatcaaaataaatttgtttaacaaaattggtaataaattaatattattttgattttcaaaacttttttgagaaaatattacatcataaaaaaaacataattcataaaataattaaatatatttttcgttcTTATACTATaatatgaaattgattttcGTTTCGGATTCACACTTTAGACAATCAAAGTACCTATAGTATTGAAATAATTAGAATGTGTCATTCTAATATGGAAAATTATTGTTAACTTTTTTCAAAacattgttagtttttttttaaattcgttGTTGTTTTATTGGAGACTCATATCCACTATAACTACTTTCAATAGGTTAATGAAGCGAAACCTAAAATtgaatcaattatatattaaaaaacttatttcaattatttttctaCTACAAACATgtgaataatataaaatttagacaaaaacaaaagataattttatgttataatacaaagacgaaaaacatatttaatccttaacaaaatatgtaaaaatatattgtgTTTATAAAATTACTTTTCCATATTgcaattaaaatgaatttgtttaACTTATTGGACGTAACTCACCTTATAAAAAGATTGGACTCAGTAacgaaaaaaattaactttataaaaagtaatttctaaaataactcttctgaaaatgaaaatataaaattaaaaaaaatattctgaaaAAACATATCCATAATAAATCATTAtgttttggaaataaaatttcaaaacagagtttgaaaataaaaaaactcattttaaaaaaacaacttttgaatgaaaaaaaaacgctttaatttaaaaaaaaaacagaatttgaaaatatattccaaaaaatGTTATGAAAATCTAAATCCAAAAAATATTCCGAAAAGagagttttaaaatatatttttattcgcactttttttatttaatgaaaattcAGGTGGTACTCAAGGATGACGGTGACACAACCTACAAGTGTAGAATGTTGGTGTGGTCTTCTGATGCAAGAAGGTGGTGGTGGAGAAACATTCaaataattgttaaataaaaattatttttacaaataaaaataattaattattatattaattaaattaaatactattttaaattttaaaaaacttattgatatttaaagtaatttttattattaataaaatttataaattagatatttaaatagttatcaatattttaacttaattatcaactattttagattataaaattaataattatttaaatattagattataaactatttattaataataaaaattattttaaatattaataattttttaatttataaaataatatttaatttacttaatataataactaattatttttatttttaaaagtgatCCATTTAATTCTAATGTTTTACTCTTGTGTTAGGTTTACTATGTATATGGGTGTGCTTTCTTTTTGTTGTTGCATATGGGGAATGTGGTGGTAGGTTAGGCCAGATGGTGGGTTGGAAATGTGGTCTCAGCCATATGTGGGCAATTGCTTGCTCTACCCAATCAATTTTGATTGGCAAACTTTCTAAAATCTTATTGTAccattatctttttttattttgaaaaactgtgtAGGGTGAGGTGCAGAGAAACTTGGTTTTGTTTTGGTGATGGTTTGAGCTGCAGAGAGGAGGTGTTTTTAGTGTGGTTGTGGAGGGACGTTTTCAGGCTAAGGTTCGGTTAACAATGTTGTGAGGTAAGAATCCATTTAAACTGGTTTTTCGCATTTCGTTCGAGCTAAGGTGGTCTTGAATATCATTATCCGGAAGCCTGGTTATTACCTTACTGATGTCGGTGTCTAGAATTCATTATTAGTCACTCCGAATGTAAAAATCCGTAAGTATTTAACATTTGCAGTTGAAGCTTCCGGACACCCATGTCTATAATGTAAAAGTAGCTTACGGATATCATTATCCGGAATAGGGTTATGCATTTTGGATGTATGTATCCAGAATGATGATGTATGTGTTCTGAATTTGGGGATGTGGACATTAGTATCCAAAACTTATTCATAAGCAAACCCTTTTGGATGAAGCCATTCGCAGCACATAAATACCTTATGCACAAGCATATCCAGAAGTCAAAAATGACTTCCGCCTAAAACTATCCACAATGCACACGCATGTTAAAACTGACCTTGTCTTCTTCGGTGCCTTCGTTCATTGTTGTCGTCGAACTCCCTCACAGATGATGTCTTACTTAGCACAACAATGGACAACCTTCGCACTCCTGATTCGTCTTCGTTCAAAGGGTCATTCAAGTCAAGCTCTACTATCGTAGAGGAGAAATGCCAACAAAACCAAGGTGACACTGACGAATGCTACGTTGGGTGCGAGAATAAAGGCTGTTGGGTGCGAGAACGAAATTGTTGGGTGAATTCacttaactaattttttttttgttaaggaTATTTCAGTACTTTTACATATACACCTAATCAAAATCTAGTTAGTTTGTCGACCcaataaaaaatacaagttgAGCTGGATATTTCAAACTCGCTAGCCCATActtattaatttttcataaattgcACTCTTTGCCGGCTAAATTGCACCACctcattaagtttttttttttaattattcattgtTACGTCTAAATGTTTGTATGttcaatataatttaatattgttATTGACTATTCCATCAATACCATACTGGTATATCTTTTATTGATTGTTGAAAATTGACGCATTGAAATATTGATCAGTTTATAGGTGAGTTTAATGATTGAGTTACAATGTTATAAACTATGAAcgatttgtatttttttatatttgtatacTTACAAGTACAAGTTAGATTTTATTTTCCTGTTCTACTTCAATCTTCATAACATGCTTTATTATTCACTTGTAATAAATAAGAAATCCTTAATCtataagttttttcttttatataataatattttactcACAATAAATTCATGTTTTTTATGGGAATTATTCTATTGAAAATGTGGTTTGTGTTTGTTAGTACGTTGCATCTGACCCGAGTTTCCTAATTCTGATTAGTAAATAATTGTTCTCACTTTGCTTAAACGTTACTTCGTGTGCTCCTTTTCGTGGCTTTTTATGCATATAACacctattttttcttttatttttttattaattttaaatctaaccgatatttataatttaaaaaaactattttattttcttttaaaagtttgTTGTGGCTGTGGCTGAAACCCGAGAACAAAATGAATGTAACGAAGCATTATCTACTCATTTCATTTTCCCCTGAAGTGTGAGGAAGAGGAGCGGCGATGATGGCATGTGGCAGTGTAAGGCAGAGTGTGTGGCGACGGATGAGTGGATTTCATTTCCACCTTCCGCTCTCTTCCGCTTCTCTCCTCTCTGTTCACCACACCAGCTACTCCTTTCCAAAGCTTCACAATCTCACTCATCTCGCCGCCACGCCGTCGCCGTTACTCAAAGCCTCCGCCAGGAATGACGGCCTCACCGACGACGGAGTCACTCTTGGCACGGTGAAGCTGCCTTCGAATACCGACCTTCAGCGATTCGATTCCTTGCTATTTCAGgtaaacaaacaaaatttagAATGTATCTAAATAGATGAGATGCAATTTTGTTCATAATGAAACTAAAATTAGTATTATCTGTAAGGAATAAGAAAtagtttaaagttttaattaattcaaGTGAATATTAGTTTACAGTTTTGGTATCTTTTGTTTTACATGGTTTTTTCCTTGTACTGTGACAGTGGGCAAATAGCCTTTGCCAGGGAGCGAATCTGCCTCTTCCTGTGCCTCTCAAGGTATTTCATTAATGGATTTCATTATTAGCCTATTTTGAAATGATAATTTGTTTGGAGAACTATGGTGATTTCCCACACACGTCGTAAACGTAAAAAACACAACAAGCATTCTTCTGCAATAATCTATGGCATATATTTGTATCATGATTTTTGATATTCAGGTGGACAAAATAGCTGGTGGAGCTAGGTTGGGTTTTATCACTATTGAGAATGGGAAAACTGAAGTTCTTGTGTATATTGATTGCTTGGTTTCTCCATCAAATCAAAATTCTGCTCCAATGTTTCGTGCCATTAGAAATGGTCCCTTGAAAGATAAGGTACCACCAGGTGAGCCTAGAATTATGAGGAGCCTTCTTCAAGCTCTTCAAAAGTCAATTGAAATCGCCAAATTGtgaatattttctttctttctttctaactTACTAttgtgtatgtatgtatgtatttttattttaatttatttctcctATATTGTTTTTACTTACTAGTTTAAATTCTTCATAAATGTTTTTGATCTTCaacttcaattttattttgtactgGGAAAAACAATTTGGATTGCATCTAACTATAAAATTTGttccaaatttaaaatatatttcatttgatttgaattgaattaaattgtttttatggtTTAAGCAAACTAAATtggatatttttatataaactgAATCGTTTTCAACTCTTTAAAACTAAACTATTGTTTGAACTATTCTAATCTACACGAATccattttgaattgtttttggaaaataagTTTAAGGATAAATTAAATTCTGTTGATTAAATGCTAACTAATTCCTTCGAAGAAAGCAAATCtaatcaaaattaaagaaaaaacaatacaCGATAAGTTTTGAAGTAACAAGTAGGTTATTGAAGTAAAACACTAAACCATctagtattatattatttagaaattGAGTATACAAACTATTCCTTCCTAATCTCTTCTAAGACTAAGAATTTCAAGTATATTCCACTCTCACATTTAGCTATAAGTAAACAGATAATGAATTCTAAGGAATAATTCTCGTAAAGAGAAAAGGATATCAGACCTTAGTTAGTTATAAGCATACAAATACAACAAATATTACAACCATTACAACAAATATCACAACCATTATATCAACAAAAGTATTAGGACATATATAAAAGGGCATATATAAAATAGGTATTTGGGCaagtaaatgatttttttattagtaaagaataaataaaataaaatgagacactttaGGGATGTCCTAACCTTTTATACAAATAATCTCAACAGAAGCTTCTTATCACCCAACCAGTTTGGGATCCAATAGACATTACAATACACCAATCACATTAATATATCATAACAAGATACAAGAGCACATCAATATACAATTACATAAACCTTCCAAAGGAACACATCATCAAGACAAGACACAAAAGTTCAACAATTAAACTCAGTCTTCGCCACCAAACAGAAGTAAACCAAATACCCAAGCACCAAATCCATCAAATTGACCCTGCGATGAGGATATAGAAGACAAAAAACCTACACTAAACACACCACGTCTCCCAAATATGGACAAAGCGTTAAATAAGAATCACCAAACATTAGTCTCTCAAATATCTCATAACATaaaggttccaaacaccaatccGAGTAGGATAAATCAACCAATCTTTTATTTACCGTAACCCAAGACCAAAATCATCAAATCGACCTTGCCAGGAAGAAACAAAAGCCAAGAAAACCTGCACAAAACACACCACAACTTCAAAACATGGACAAAACGTTAAACATAAATCACTAAACATCAATCTCTGAAATATTTCATACAACAAAGGGGTTCCAAACACCAATTTGAGTAAGAAAAATCATCAAATCTTTCCTTTACCGTAATCCAAGACCAAGTTTTCCTTTATACCACAGTAAAAACCTCAACTAGATCAACACGCCCATTCTTAAAAACCACCATACTCCAATGATTCAAAATTTCACCTATAATACCTACCTAAATCCTCCAGTACCTAACAATAGCATGTTTCAAACATATAGGTTTAAAAATCTTAAAGTGCATTTGGACATCATAATGTAATTCCAAAGAAATCCCGAGCTACTTGAGACACTGTCCCCAAATTCTCCAAGAGatcttacaaaaataaaaaaagatgacTTACCATCTCTTCTTCCACACTACACAAGGGACAACGGTCACACACACTGAAGAAATACCACGCCTCAAAAGATTGTCCTTAGTGACTTTATCCAACACCCTTTTCAACCTTGAAGAAAGAATTTTAGATACAATTTTATACACACATCCCACCAAGGAAATCGGTCTAAAGTCATTCAAAAGTTGTGGATTTATAatctttgggacaagagtaatAAAAGAAGCATTAGTACCTTTCGTCCAACTACCACCCTCTGCAAAAAATTGTATCGCACTCAAAACATCTCATTTTATAATATcccaacaaaattttataaagcCAAAGTGAAAACCATCCAGTTCAGGACTTTAAACCGCTTCCTTAATTTCAGCTTCAGAAATAAGTCCAACCAACATTTCATTATCCTCTCTTGTGATACCCTTATACCGGGCATTATCCAATCTAACATGTCTTTTTTCCCCCCTCTGAACCTTTCCTTAAAAAAATCTTTCTCTCTAGCTTTTACTTTAACCGAGTCATCACACCACTGATCACCAACCTTAAGACCACTAATCCCATTTTGCATCCTCCTCCACTTAATATTGGAGTGATAAAACTTTGTATTCAAATCACCTTGACTTAACCAATTCATCCTTGCTTTTTGCTACAAAATCGCTTCTTGTTTAACTTTGGCTTGCCCCAAGTCAGCTAAAAGTcgtcttctttcttttttgcCTTCCACACTCAGCTCCCCCTCATCATCTTTTTCATCTAAAAGTTGAATTCTCTTTTCcaaatccactctttgttgattAACATCTCCAAatacatatttgtttttttttctcttatgtcGAACTTTAACCTTTTCAATTTCTCCTTCAAAACATATAGACCATTTCCCCTAATAACATCACTTTCTCACTTAGTTCTTATGAGCTTCCTAAAACGAACATCTTTTTGCCATATATCGAATCATCTGAACGATTTTGGACCCCAATCAATATTTGTATCCTTTAAAATTAACGCACAACGATCCAAAATTGATATCCCTTCTGCAAACCGTTTACTTCCCGGCCACTTCTCTAACCATTCAAGTGAAACTAAAATTCTATCTATTATGCTT encodes the following:
- the LOC137829589 gene encoding uncharacterized protein, yielding MMACGSVRQSVWRRMSGFHFHLPLSSASLLSVHHTSYSFPKLHNLTHLAATPSPLLKASARNDGLTDDGVTLGTVKLPSNTDLQRFDSLLFQWANSLCQGANLPLPVPLKVDKIAGGARLGFITIENGKTEVLVYIDCLVSPSNQNSAPMFRAIRNGPLKDKVPPGEPRIMRSLLQALQKSIEIAKL